From the genome of Staphylococcus haemolyticus, one region includes:
- the metX gene encoding homoserine O-acetyltransferase MetX, whose amino-acid sequence MTNYTVETLNLGPFTTESGEMIDNLQLRYEHVGYAGQPLVVVCHALTGNHLTYGTDDEPGWWREIIDGGYMPIYDYQFLTFNVIGSPFGSSSPLTNPNFPKHLTLRDIVKAIELGIHALGFNKINILIGGSLGGMQVMELLYNHQFEVDKAVILAATDKTSSYSRAFNEIAREAIHIGGKEGLSIARQLGFLTYRSSKSYDQRFSPDEVVSYQRHQGNKFKETYDLSCYLTMLNVLDSHNVDRGRTNVDDVYQSLDTKVLTMGFTDDLLYPDDQVRAVGERFKYHRHFFVPDNVGHDGFLLNFNDWAPNLYHFLKVTKFKRK is encoded by the coding sequence ATGACCAATTACACAGTAGAAACATTAAATCTAGGACCCTTTACAACTGAATCAGGTGAAATGATTGATAATTTACAATTGCGTTATGAACATGTAGGCTATGCTGGTCAACCGCTTGTTGTAGTGTGTCACGCACTTACTGGTAATCATCTAACATATGGCACAGATGACGAGCCTGGTTGGTGGCGTGAAATTATAGACGGTGGTTATATGCCGATTTATGATTATCAATTTCTAACGTTTAATGTTATTGGTAGTCCCTTTGGTTCAAGTTCTCCTTTAACTAATCCAAATTTTCCAAAGCATTTAACTTTGAGAGATATTGTAAAAGCTATTGAACTGGGCATACACGCACTTGGTTTCAACAAGATTAATATTTTAATTGGTGGTAGCCTAGGTGGCATGCAAGTCATGGAGCTTCTATATAATCACCAATTCGAAGTGGATAAGGCGGTTATTCTAGCAGCAACTGATAAGACGTCATCATATAGTCGTGCTTTCAATGAAATTGCACGAGAAGCGATTCATATTGGTGGCAAAGAAGGTCTTAGTATTGCGCGACAATTAGGCTTTCTAACGTATCGTTCATCTAAAAGTTATGACCAACGCTTTTCACCAGATGAAGTGGTGAGTTATCAACGACATCAAGGTAATAAATTTAAAGAAACGTATGATTTGTCATGTTATTTAACAATGCTAAATGTATTAGATAGCCATAATGTTGATCGCGGACGTACTAATGTAGATGATGTTTATCAATCTCTGGATACTAAGGTCTTAACAATGGGCTTTACAGATGATTTATTATATCCAGATGATCAAGTGAGGGCAGTAGGGGAGCGATTTAAATATCATCGTCATTTCTTTGTTCCAGATAATGTAGGTCATGATGGCTTTTTATTAAATTTTAATGATTGGGCACCTAACTTGTATCATTTTCTTAAAGTAACGAAATTTAAGCGGAAATAG
- a CDS encoding adenylosuccinate synthase, with the protein MSSIVVVGTQWGDEGKGKITDFLAEQADVIARFSGGNNAGHTIQFGGETYKLHLVPSGIFYKDKLAVIGNGVVVDPVALLKELDGLNERGVSTSNLRISNRAQVILPYHLAQDEYEERRRGDNKIGTTKKGIGPAYVDKAQRIGIRMADLLEKETFERRLKENIEVKNAYFKGMFNETCPRFDEIFDEYYAAGQRLKEFVTDTSKILDDAFVAEEKVLFEGAQGVMLDIDHGTYPFVTSSNPVAGNVTVGTGVGPTFVSKVIGVCKAYTSRVGDGPFPTELFDENGHHIREVGREYGTTTGRPRRVGWFDSVVLRHSRRVSGITDLSINSIDVLTGLDTVKICTAYELDGEEITEYPANLDQLRRCKPIFEELPGWEEDITGCRTLEELPDNARKYLERISELCNVRISIFSVGPDRDQTNLLEQLW; encoded by the coding sequence ATGTCATCAATCGTAGTTGTTGGGACACAATGGGGAGACGAAGGTAAAGGTAAAATTACAGATTTCTTAGCGGAACAAGCAGATGTTATTGCACGTTTTTCAGGAGGTAATAACGCAGGTCATACGATTCAATTTGGTGGAGAAACTTATAAATTACATTTAGTGCCATCAGGTATTTTTTATAAAGATAAACTTGCAGTTATAGGTAACGGTGTAGTTGTAGATCCAGTTGCATTATTAAAAGAATTAGACGGTTTAAATGAACGTGGTGTATCTACTTCTAACTTACGTATTTCTAACCGTGCGCAAGTCATTCTTCCATATCACTTAGCACAAGATGAATATGAAGAACGTCGTCGTGGTGATAATAAAATCGGAACTACTAAGAAAGGTATCGGACCAGCTTATGTGGATAAAGCACAACGTATTGGTATCCGTATGGCTGACTTATTAGAAAAAGAAACATTTGAAAGACGTTTAAAAGAGAACATTGAAGTTAAAAATGCATACTTCAAAGGCATGTTTAATGAAACTTGCCCACGTTTCGATGAAATCTTTGATGAATACTATGCTGCAGGTCAACGTTTAAAAGAATTTGTTACAGATACTTCTAAAATCTTAGACGATGCATTTGTAGCTGAAGAAAAAGTTTTATTTGAAGGTGCACAAGGTGTCATGTTAGATATCGACCATGGTACATATCCTTTCGTAACTTCAAGTAACCCTGTTGCAGGTAATGTAACAGTTGGTACAGGTGTAGGCCCAACTTTCGTATCTAAAGTGATTGGTGTATGTAAAGCATATACATCTCGTGTAGGCGATGGTCCATTCCCTACAGAATTATTTGATGAAAATGGACATCATATTAGAGAAGTTGGTCGTGAATACGGTACAACAACAGGACGTCCACGTCGTGTAGGTTGGTTTGACTCAGTTGTATTACGTCACTCTCGTCGTGTTAGTGGTATTACAGACTTATCTATTAACTCTATCGACGTACTTACAGGTCTTGATACAGTGAAGATTTGTACTGCTTACGAATTAGATGGAGAAGAAATTACAGAATATCCTGCTAACTTAGATCAATTACGTCGTTGTAAACCAATCTTTGAAGAGTTACCAGGATGGGAAGAAGATATCACTGGTTGCCGTACATTAGAAGAATTACCAGATAACGCACGTAAATACTTAGAACGCATTTCTGAATTATGTAATGTACGTATTTCAATCTTCTCAGTAGGTCCAGACCGTGACCAAACAAACCTATTAGAACAATTGTGGTAA
- the dnaB gene encoding replicative DNA helicase: MDNMYEQKQMPHNNEAEQSVLGAIILDPQLINSTQEVLLPESFYRGAHQHIFRAMMNLNEDGDEIDVVTLMDQLTKEGTLSEAGGPQYLAELSNNVPTTRNIQYYTNIVANHALKRRLIQTADSIANDGYDNELELDAILSDAERRILELSSNRQSDGFKDIRDVLGQVYETAEELDQNSGQTPGIPTGYRDLDQMTAGFNRNDLIILAARPSVGKTAFALNIAQKVATHEGNYTVGIFSLEMGADQLATRMICSSGNVDSNRLRTGTMTEEDWNRFTIAVGKLSRTKIFIDDTPGIRITDLRSKCRRLKQEHGLDMIVIDYLQLIQGSGSRASDNRQQEVSEISRTLKAIARELECPVIALSQLSRGVEQRQDKRPMMSDIRESGSIEQDADIVAFLYRDDYYNRGEGEDDDDGGNFEPQSNDENGEIEIIIAKQRNGPTGTVKLHFMKQYNKFTDIDYAHAEMS; encoded by the coding sequence ATGGATAATATGTATGAGCAAAAGCAAATGCCACATAATAATGAAGCTGAACAATCTGTCTTAGGTGCAATTATTTTAGATCCACAATTGATTAATTCGACTCAGGAAGTGCTCCTTCCTGAGTCCTTTTATAGAGGTGCCCACCAACACATCTTCAGAGCGATGATGAACTTAAATGAAGATGGTGATGAAATTGATGTCGTAACGTTAATGGATCAATTAACGAAAGAAGGTACATTAAGCGAGGCTGGTGGTCCTCAATATTTAGCGGAACTCTCAAATAATGTACCAACGACACGTAATATTCAGTATTATACAAATATCGTCGCAAACCATGCATTAAAACGCAGATTAATTCAAACTGCGGATAGTATTGCCAACGATGGCTATGATAATGAACTTGAATTAGATGCGATATTAAGTGATGCCGAGCGACGTATTCTTGAATTATCCTCTAATCGTCAGAGTGATGGATTTAAGGATATTAGAGATGTATTAGGACAAGTTTATGAAACAGCTGAAGAGCTCGACCAAAATAGTGGTCAAACGCCAGGCATTCCTACGGGTTATCGTGATTTAGACCAAATGACAGCTGGATTTAATAGAAATGACTTAATTATCTTGGCTGCCCGTCCTTCAGTAGGTAAGACTGCCTTCGCTCTTAACATTGCTCAAAAGGTAGCGACACATGAAGGTAATTATACTGTCGGCATTTTCTCACTTGAGATGGGGGCAGACCAATTAGCAACACGTATGATTTGTAGTTCAGGGAACGTGGATTCCAATCGACTACGTACAGGTACGATGACAGAAGAAGACTGGAATCGATTTACAATAGCAGTCGGTAAATTATCACGTACCAAGATCTTCATTGATGATACACCTGGTATTCGAATTACAGACTTACGTTCTAAATGCCGTCGTTTAAAACAAGAACATGGTTTAGACATGATTGTGATTGACTATTTACAGTTAATTCAAGGTAGTGGTTCACGTGCTTCTGATAACAGACAACAAGAAGTATCTGAAATTTCACGTACTTTAAAAGCGATTGCTCGTGAATTAGAATGTCCAGTTATTGCACTAAGTCAGTTATCTCGTGGCGTGGAACAACGTCAAGATAAACGGCCAATGATGAGTGATATTCGTGAATCAGGTTCTATCGAGCAAGATGCGGATATCGTTGCTTTCTTATATCGTGATGATTATTATAATCGTGGCGAAGGTGAAGATGACGATGACGGTGGAAATTTCGAACCACAATCGAATGATGAAAATGGTGAAATTGAAATCATTATTGCTAAACAACGTAATGGTCCGACTGGTACTGTGAAGTTACACTTCATGAAACAATACAATAAATTTACAGACATTGATTATGCACATGCAGAAATGTCATAA
- the rplI gene encoding 50S ribosomal protein L9, with translation MKVIFTQDVKGKGKKGEIKDVPVGYANNFLIKNNYAVEATPGNLKQLEQQNKRAEADRQKEIDDAKALKAKLEEIEVEVSAKTGEGGKLFGSVSTKQIAEALKTQHDIKIDKRKMDLPQGIHALGYTNVPVKLDKEVEGTIRVHTVEK, from the coding sequence ATGAAAGTAATTTTCACACAAGATGTTAAAGGTAAAGGTAAAAAAGGCGAAATTAAAGATGTACCAGTAGGGTATGCAAATAACTTTTTAATTAAAAATAATTATGCTGTTGAAGCAACTCCAGGTAATTTGAAACAATTGGAACAACAAAATAAACGTGCTGAAGCAGATAGACAAAAAGAAATTGATGATGCTAAAGCGTTAAAAGCTAAATTAGAAGAAATCGAAGTTGAAGTGAGTGCTAAAACTGGTGAAGGAGGCAAATTGTTCGGTTCTGTAAGTACTAAGCAAATTGCTGAAGCACTTAAAACACAACATGATATTAAAATTGATAAACGTAAAATGGATTTACCTCAAGGTATCCATGCATTAGGTTATACAAATGTACCTGTTAAATTAGATAAAGAAGTTGAAGGTACGATCCGTGTTCACACTGTAGAGAAGTAA
- the walK gene encoding cell wall metabolism sensor histidine kinase WalK has translation MKWLKQLQSLHTKLVIVYVLLIIIGMQIIGLYFTNSLEKELTNNFMKNIKQYATQLEVNIERIYRDDPSNAQKEVQSLLNEYANRQEIEEIRFIDKDQIIMATAKISSHNMINQKVNDNSVQKALSLGESNSHNVLKDYGSGKERIWIYNLPVKNGNETIGNIYIESNINDVYNQLNNINQIFIIGTAISLFITVILGFFIARTITRPITDMRNQTVEMSKGNYTQRVKIYGNDEIGELALAFNNLSKRVQEAQANTESEKRRLDSVITHMSDGIIATDRRGRVRIVNDMAIKMLGMSKEDLIGYYMLSVLNLEDEFSLDEIQENNDSFLLDINEDEGIIARVNFSTIVQETGFVTGYIAVLHDVTEQQQVERERREFVANVSHELRTPLTSMNSYIEALEEGAWKDDNLAPSFLSVTREETERMIRLVNDLLQLSKMDNESEQITKEIVDFNMFINKIINRHEMAAKDTTFVREIPSETIFTEIDPDKMTQVFDNVITNAMKYSRGEKRVEFHVKQNALYNRMTIRIKDNGIGIPINKVDKIFDRFYRVDKARTRKMGGTGLGLAISKEIVEAHNGRIWANSVEGQGTSIFITLPCEVIDDGDWDEE, from the coding sequence ATGAAGTGGCTGAAACAGTTACAATCCCTTCACACCAAGCTTGTTATTGTTTATGTGTTATTGATTATTATTGGAATGCAGATCATCGGTCTATATTTCACTAATAGTTTAGAAAAAGAACTGACAAATAACTTCATGAAGAATATTAAACAGTATGCGACACAGCTTGAAGTTAACATTGAGCGGATATACAGAGATGATCCCTCTAACGCTCAAAAAGAAGTTCAAAGTTTATTAAATGAGTATGCCAACCGTCAAGAAATTGAAGAAATTCGTTTTATTGATAAAGATCAAATTATCATGGCTACAGCGAAGATATCATCACATAATATGATTAATCAGAAAGTTAATGATAACTCCGTTCAAAAAGCCTTATCGCTAGGAGAATCCAATAGTCACAATGTTTTAAAAGACTATGGTAGCGGTAAAGAGCGAATTTGGATTTACAACTTACCCGTAAAGAATGGCAACGAGACGATTGGTAATATTTACATAGAATCGAATATCAATGATGTATATAATCAGTTGAATAATATTAACCAAATATTCATTATCGGTACTGCGATTTCCCTCTTCATTACCGTTATACTCGGTTTCTTTATCGCAAGGACGATTACAAGACCGATTACGGACATGCGTAATCAGACGGTAGAGATGTCTAAAGGTAATTATACGCAACGCGTTAAGATATATGGTAATGACGAAATCGGTGAATTAGCTTTAGCCTTCAACAATTTGTCTAAACGAGTTCAAGAGGCACAAGCGAATACTGAGAGTGAGAAACGTCGTTTAGACTCAGTTATCACGCATATGAGTGACGGTATTATCGCAACAGACCGACGTGGTCGTGTGCGTATCGTCAATGATATGGCGATAAAAATGTTAGGTATGTCTAAGGAAGACTTAATCGGTTATTACATGCTAAGTGTATTGAATTTAGAAGACGAATTCTCATTAGATGAAATTCAAGAGAATAACGATAGCTTCTTATTAGATATAAATGAAGATGAAGGCATCATCGCACGTGTGAATTTCAGTACGATTGTTCAAGAAACTGGATTTGTGACAGGTTACATCGCCGTATTACATGACGTTACTGAACAACAACAAGTTGAACGTGAACGTCGCGAATTCGTTGCGAACGTATCTCACGAATTACGTACGCCTTTAACATCGATGAATAGTTACATAGAGGCGCTTGAAGAAGGTGCTTGGAAAGATGATAATTTAGCACCATCTTTCTTATCGGTAACACGTGAAGAGACAGAACGAATGATACGTCTTGTTAATGATTTACTGCAATTATCGAAAATGGATAACGAATCCGAACAAATTACGAAGGAAATTGTCGACTTCAACATGTTCATTAATAAGATTATTAACCGTCATGAAATGGCAGCGAAAGACACGACGTTTGTGCGTGAAATTCCTTCAGAAACCATCTTTACTGAAATTGATCCAGATAAGATGACACAAGTGTTTGATAACGTTATTACTAACGCGATGAAATATTCTCGTGGTGAAAAACGTGTCGAGTTCCACGTGAAACAAAACGCTTTATACAATCGTATGACGATTCGTATTAAAGATAATGGTATAGGTATTCCTATTAACAAAGTGGATAAAATCTTTGATCGTTTCTATCGTGTAGATAAAGCGCGTACACGTAAAATGGGTGGTACTGGTTTAGGACTAGCCATTTCGAAAGAGATTGTAGAAGCGCATAATGGAAGAATTTGGGCGAATAGTGTTGAAGGACAAGGTACATCGATATTTATTACACTTCCTTGTGAAGTTATAGACGACGGTGATTGGGATGAAGAGTAA
- a CDS encoding AzlC family ABC transporter permease, with protein MTSHVTFKQGVKECIPTLLGYVGIGLSFGIVAASQHFSIIEILLLCLLVYAGAAQFIICALVATGTPISAIVLTTLIVNSRFFLLSMTLAPNYKDYGIWNRLGLSSILTDETFGVAITPHLKGEKINDRWLHGLNLTAYSFWALASIVGALLGKYISNPDMLGLDFAITAMFIFLTMAQFESITSSKLRIYIVLIVFVIVMMLSLSWFMPSYVAILIASMLAATLGVVMDK; from the coding sequence ATGACATCACATGTGACATTTAAACAGGGCGTTAAAGAATGTATACCTACTTTATTAGGCTACGTTGGAATTGGACTATCATTTGGAATAGTGGCGGCTTCACAACACTTTAGTATTATCGAAATACTATTATTATGTTTGCTTGTGTATGCTGGTGCAGCACAATTTATTATATGTGCGCTTGTGGCTACTGGAACACCGATTTCTGCCATTGTTCTTACAACATTGATTGTCAATTCACGTTTCTTCCTACTTTCAATGACGTTGGCACCTAATTATAAAGATTATGGTATTTGGAATCGACTAGGCTTATCTTCAATTTTGACAGATGAAACCTTTGGCGTTGCAATCACACCTCATTTAAAAGGGGAGAAGATAAACGATCGTTGGTTACATGGATTGAATCTAACTGCATATTCATTTTGGGCACTAGCAAGTATTGTTGGTGCGTTACTTGGTAAATACATATCTAATCCAGATATGTTAGGTCTCGATTTTGCGATTACCGCGATGTTTATCTTTTTAACAATGGCACAATTTGAATCAATCACTTCATCTAAACTTAGAATTTACATAGTACTTATCGTATTTGTCATCGTGATGATGCTCAGTTTAAGCTGGTTTATGCCGTCATACGTAGCAATTTTAATTGCATCTATGTTAGCAGCAACATTAGGGGTGGTGATGGATAAATGA
- a CDS encoding AzlD domain-containing protein yields MTTSWHMFILIVLCGIVTLIIRVVPFLMISRIQLSETVIKWLSFIPITLFTALILDGIIEQQEGVAGYTLNIPFVLVTIPTVFVALFTRSLTTTILVGIVLIAGLRFFF; encoded by the coding sequence ATGACGACATCTTGGCACATGTTTATATTAATCGTGTTATGTGGAATTGTAACTTTAATTATTCGAGTAGTTCCATTCTTAATGATTTCACGTATTCAACTTTCAGAAACGGTAATCAAATGGTTATCGTTTATACCAATTACATTATTTACAGCACTCATCTTAGATGGCATTATTGAGCAACAAGAGGGCGTAGCAGGCTATACACTCAATATCCCATTTGTTTTAGTAACAATTCCAACTGTTTTTGTTGCGCTTTTTACACGAAGTCTTACGACAACCATTCTAGTGGGGATTGTTCTTATAGCAGGTTTACGTTTCTTCTTTTAG
- a CDS encoding DHH family phosphoesterase, with protein MNRQSTKKALLIPFILMVLTSIALVVVWFIFKPLVATIAAAILVVMIIISIVLVRQALLKMDNYVDNLSGHISAGSNRAIKRLPIGMVVLDADDHIEWINQYMSEHLETNVISEPVNEVFPNILKQLEKVQEVEIEHGQYHYHVRHSEEESCLYFFDITDEVQTNELYEESKPIIATLFLDNYDEITQNMNDTQRSEINSMVTRVISRWASEYNIYFKRYNSDQFVAYLNQKILAEIEESNFEILSQLREKSVGYRAQLTLSIGVGEGTENLIDLGELSQSGLDLALGRGGDQVAIKNMNGNVRFYGGKTDPMEKRTRVRARVISHALKDILTEGDKVIIMGHKRPDLDAIGAAIGVSRFALMNNLEAYVVLNEEDIDPTLRRVMDEIDKKPELKERFVTSDEAWDMMTSKSTIVVVDTHKPEMVLDENILNKANRKVVIDHHRRGESFISNPLLVYMEPYASSTAELVTELLEYQPTEQRLTRLESTVMYAGIIVDTRNFTLRTGSRTFDAASYLRAHGADTILTQHFLKDDVDTYINRSELIRTVEVQDNGIAIAHGSNEKIYHPVTVAQAADELLSLEGIEASYVVAKREDNLIGISARSLGSINVQLTMEALGGGGHLTNAATQLKGLSIEEAIEQLQQAITEQMSRSEDA; from the coding sequence ATGAACCGTCAATCCACTAAGAAGGCTCTACTGATACCATTTATTTTAATGGTACTTACTTCGATTGCACTTGTAGTTGTATGGTTTATCTTTAAACCATTAGTCGCTACAATTGCAGCAGCTATTTTAGTCGTGATGATTATTATTAGCATCGTGTTAGTCAGACAAGCCTTATTGAAAATGGATAATTATGTGGATAACTTAAGTGGTCACATCTCGGCTGGAAGCAACAGAGCAATTAAACGATTACCTATTGGTATGGTCGTGCTTGATGCTGATGACCATATTGAATGGATTAACCAGTACATGTCTGAACACTTAGAAACGAATGTCATCTCAGAACCAGTCAATGAAGTTTTTCCGAATATTTTAAAGCAGCTTGAAAAGGTACAAGAAGTTGAAATCGAACATGGTCAATATCATTACCACGTTCGTCATTCAGAAGAAGAAAGTTGTTTATATTTCTTCGATATTACAGATGAAGTGCAAACTAATGAGCTATATGAAGAATCAAAGCCAATCATCGCAACGTTATTCTTAGATAACTACGATGAAATTACGCAAAATATGAACGACACGCAACGTTCTGAAATCAACTCAATGGTAACGCGAGTGATTAGTCGTTGGGCATCAGAATACAATATTTACTTTAAACGATATAATTCTGACCAGTTCGTAGCGTATTTAAATCAAAAAATATTAGCTGAAATCGAAGAATCTAACTTTGAAATCCTTAGCCAATTACGTGAAAAGAGTGTCGGTTACCGTGCTCAATTAACATTAAGTATCGGTGTCGGAGAAGGTACTGAGAACTTAATCGATCTTGGCGAATTATCACAATCTGGTCTAGATTTAGCATTAGGTCGTGGTGGTGACCAAGTAGCTATTAAGAATATGAACGGAAACGTGCGATTCTATGGCGGTAAGACTGACCCGATGGAAAAACGTACACGTGTAAGAGCGCGTGTTATTTCTCACGCATTAAAGGATATCTTAACTGAAGGCGATAAAGTTATCATTATGGGACATAAACGTCCTGACTTAGATGCTATAGGTGCGGCAATTGGGGTTTCAAGATTCGCATTAATGAATAATTTAGAAGCTTATGTTGTCTTAAACGAGGAAGATATTGATCCAACGTTACGCCGAGTGATGGATGAAATCGATAAGAAACCTGAGTTGAAGGAAAGATTTGTAACATCAGATGAAGCTTGGGATATGATGACATCCAAATCTACGATTGTCGTTGTGGATACGCATAAACCAGAAATGGTATTAGATGAGAACATTCTAAATAAAGCTAATCGTAAAGTCGTGATTGACCATCATAGACGAGGAGAAAGCTTTATTTCTAATCCATTATTAGTATATATGGAACCTTATGCAAGTTCGACTGCAGAACTTGTAACAGAGTTATTAGAATATCAACCAACTGAACAACGTTTAACACGTTTAGAATCTACTGTTATGTATGCAGGTATCATTGTGGATACACGTAATTTCACATTACGTACAGGTTCTAGAACGTTTGACGCGGCAAGCTATTTACGTGCCCATGGTGCAGATACGATATTAACGCAACACTTCTTAAAAGATGACGTCGATACGTATATCAATCGTTCAGAACTTATTCGAACAGTTGAAGTTCAAGATAATGGCATTGCAATTGCACATGGTTCTAACGAAAAAATTTATCATCCTGTTACAGTTGCACAAGCTGCGGATGAGTTGTTAAGTTTAGAAGGTATAGAAGCTTCTTATGTAGTAGCTAAACGTGAAGATAACTTAATCGGTATATCAGCACGTTCATTAGGCTCTATTAATGTTCAATTAACGATGGAAGCCTTAGGTGGCGGTGGTCACTTAACTAACGCTGCAACACAATTGAAAGGATTATCAATTGAAGAAGCGATTGAACAATTACAACAAGCAATTACAGAACAAATGAGTAGGAGTGAAGACGCATGA
- the yycF gene encoding response regulator YycF: protein MARKVVVVDDEKPIADILEFNLKKEGYDVYCAYDGNDAVDLIYEEEPDIVLLDIMLPGRDGMEVCREVRKKFEMPIIMLTAKDSEIDKVLGLELGADDYVTKPFSTRELIARVKANLRRHYSQPAQEVSGTTNEITIKDIVIYPDAYSIKKRGEDIELTHREFELFHYLSKHMGQVMTREHLLQTVWGYDYFGDVRTVDVTIRRLREKIEDDPSHPEYIVTRRGVGYFLQQHD, encoded by the coding sequence ATGGCAAGAAAAGTTGTTGTTGTAGATGACGAAAAGCCAATTGCGGACATCTTAGAATTTAATTTGAAAAAAGAAGGATATGATGTTTACTGTGCCTATGATGGTAATGATGCAGTAGATTTAATCTACGAGGAAGAACCAGACATCGTATTATTAGACATCATGTTACCTGGTCGTGACGGTATGGAAGTGTGCCGTGAAGTACGTAAGAAATTCGAAATGCCGATTATTATGTTAACTGCGAAAGACTCTGAAATCGATAAGGTCTTAGGTCTTGAACTTGGTGCGGATGACTACGTTACGAAACCGTTCAGTACACGTGAATTAATCGCACGTGTGAAAGCGAACTTACGTCGCCATTATTCACAACCAGCTCAAGAAGTAAGTGGTACGACAAATGAAATTACAATTAAAGATATTGTCATTTATCCAGATGCTTACTCTATTAAAAAGCGTGGGGAAGATATTGAATTAACACACAGAGAATTTGAACTCTTCCACTACCTTTCTAAACATATGGGTCAAGTCATGACACGTGAACATTTACTACAAACAGTATGGGGTTATGATTACTTCGGTGACGTGCGTACAGTAGACGTAACAATTCGTCGTTTACGTGAGAAGATTGAAGATGATCCATCACATCCTGAATACATTGTGACACGTAGAGGCGTTGGATACTTCCTCCAACAACACGATTAG
- a CDS encoding YybS family protein has translation MGVANLFSKVHPKATIIGTIALVMVALVTYVLPVLGLILCLFATIPGIILWNKSIPSFGIGALITVILTTLLGNTFVLSAMILVLILSFIIGQLLKERASKERILFIATTYLSIFTLVAFMLLQTFKKIPSATTLIKPFKDTMHNAVVTSGVEADYKTILEEGFRQMAVQLPSFIIITVFILVLINLIITFPILRKFKVATPIFKPLFAWQLNRSLLWVYMVVLLCVMFATEPSTFQSIVLNFEVVLSLLMYIQGLSVIHFFGKAKRIPNAVTILLMVVGTIITPATHIIALLGVLDLGINLKRMIKK, from the coding sequence ATAGGAGTGGCGAATTTGTTTTCAAAAGTACATCCTAAAGCAACAATTATAGGAACAATTGCACTTGTTATGGTTGCTTTAGTTACGTATGTATTACCAGTACTTGGATTAATTCTATGTTTATTCGCTACAATTCCAGGTATTATTTTATGGAATAAGTCTATTCCATCATTTGGAATTGGAGCTTTGATCACAGTAATTCTTACCACATTGTTGGGTAATACATTTGTATTAAGTGCCATGATTTTAGTTTTAATACTTAGCTTTATTATTGGCCAATTATTGAAAGAACGTGCCTCTAAAGAACGCATCTTATTTATAGCTACAACATATTTAAGTATATTTACTTTAGTCGCATTTATGTTATTACAAACGTTTAAAAAGATACCTAGCGCTACGACATTAATTAAGCCTTTTAAAGATACAATGCATAATGCTGTTGTAACATCAGGTGTTGAAGCAGATTATAAAACAATCTTAGAAGAAGGCTTCCGTCAAATGGCAGTTCAACTTCCAAGTTTTATTATCATTACGGTCTTTATTTTAGTCTTAATTAACTTAATTATTACATTTCCAATTCTTCGTAAATTTAAAGTAGCTACACCAATTTTTAAACCTTTATTTGCTTGGCAGCTTAACCGTTCATTACTGTGGGTATATATGGTTGTTTTACTTTGTGTAATGTTCGCTACTGAACCAAGTACTTTCCAAAGTATCGTGTTAAATTTCGAAGTTGTGTTATCATTACTGATGTATATCCAAGGATTAAGTGTAATTCATTTCTTTGGTAAAGCAAAACGTATACCAAACGCTGTAACGATATTGCTGATGGTTGTGGGGACAATTATTACACCAGCAACACATATCATTGCATTACTTGGCGTACTTGATTTAGGAATTAATTTAAAACGAATGATTAAAAAATGA